The sequence GCTGAGCACGCTGTAGGCCGAGGTGACGTCGACCAGATGCGCGTCGGCGCCGGCCGGGATGTTGCGCTCGATCCAGTCGAAGTCGTGGGTGGCGAAGCCGGTGCCGGTGGTGATGTGGTAGCGGTCCTGGGCCAGTCGGGCGACGGTGAGGTCGCATTCGATGCCGCCCCGGGCGTTCAGCATCTGGGTGTAGGTCAGCGCGCCCGGCGGCCGCGACACGTCGTTGGCGCAGATCCAGGACAGCGCCGCCTCGGCATCCCGGCCGACCAGCTGGAACTTGGCGAAGGACGACTGGTCGAAGACGGCGACGGCCTCCCGCACGGCCCGGTGCTCGCGCGCCACCGCCGCGAACCAGCTCGGCCGGCCGAAGCCCGGGATCTCCTCCGCCGCCTCGCCCGCCGCCGCGAACCAGTTCGGCCGCTCCCAGCCCAGCTTCTCGCCGAAGCAAGCGCCCTGGGCCTTGAGGCGGTCGTAGAGCGGCGACCGGCGCAGCGGCCGGGCGCTGGCATGCTCCTCATTCGGCCAGGCGATGCTGTAGTGCTTGCCGTACAGCTCCAGCGTCCGCTTCCGCACCCAGTTGACATCAGCCTGGGCCCGGCCGAAGCGGCGGATGTCGACCGGCCAAAGGTCGTAGGGCGGCTCGCCGCCCGCGATCCATTCCGCCAGCGCCTTGCCGGCGCCGCCGCCCGAGGCGATGCCGAAGGCATTGAAGCCCGCGCCGACATAGAAGCCGCGCAGCTCCGGCGCCTCGCCGAGGATGAAGTTGCCGTCCGGCGTGAAGCTCTCCGGCCCGGCGATCAGCTCCTTTACCCCCGCCGTCTCCAGCGCCGGCACGCGGCCCATCGCCAGTTCGACGATCTGCTGGAAATGATCCCAGTTCGGCTGCAGCAGCTGGAAGTTGAAGCCCTCCGGGATGCCGTCGACGGCCCAGGCGATCGGATTCGGCTCATAGCCGCCCATCACGAGGCCGCCGACCTCCTCCTTCCAGTAGGTCAGCCGGTCCGGGTCGCGCAGGGTCGGCAGGGTGCGGGTCACGCCCTCGATCGGCTCGGTCACCATGTACTGGTGCTCGACCGACACCAGCGGCACGTTGACCCCGACCTTGCGGCCGAGCTCGCGCGCCCATTGCCCGGCGCAGTTCACCGCGGCCTCGCAGGCGATGCGGCCGCGGCTGGTGACGACCGCCGCCACCCGCCCGTCCCTGGTCTCGATGCCGGTGACCTCGGTGTCCTCCCAGATCGCGGCGCCGGCCATGCGCGCGCCCTTGGCCAGGGACTGGGTGATGTCGGACGGGTTGGCCTGGCCGTCGGTCGGCAGGAAGGCGGCGCCGACCAGGTCGTCGATCCGCATCAGCGGCCACAGATCCTGTGCTTCCCGGGGCGACAGCAGGTGCATCTCGAGCCCAAAGCTGCGGGCCGTGGTGGCCTGGCGCTTCAGCTCGGTCCAACGCGCCTCGGTGCAGGCCAGGCGCAGGCCCCCGTTCATCTTCCAGCCGGTGGCCAGGCCGGTCTCGCGCTCCAGCTCGGTGTAAAGCCGCACGGAATGGCCCAGCAGCTGGGTGATGCTGGCGCTGGAGCGCAGCTGCCCGACCAGACCGGCGGCGTGGAAGGTGGAGCCGGAGGTCAGCTTGTGCCGCTCGATCACCACCGTGTCCGCCCAGCCCAGCCGGGCCAGGTGATAGGCGGTCGAGACGCCGACGATGCCGCCGCCGATGACCACGGCGCGGGCCTGGGTGGGAAAGGCGGTCATGACGCTCTCACATCCTCTGGAAATCGTCCCAGGCGCCCTCGAAGCGCCGCAGGTTCTCGCCGGTGTAGGCGGCGTAGTCGAAGTCCAGCGTCGAGTGGATCTCCGACACCATGCTCCACATCGCCTCGCGTAGCAGCGACGCCGCCTTCATCGCGGCGTAGCGCCGGCGCAGATCGGGCGAGGCCGGGGCGCCGAAATAGGCCTCCAGCATCGCCGCCTCCTCCGCCGCCGGGAAGCCGTTGTTCGAGGCCAGGCCGCCGAGGTCGAAGAGCGGGCTGTTGAAGCCGGCATAGTCCCAGTCGACCAGCCAGAGCCGCCGACCGTCGTCGATGAAGTTCGCGGCCAGCAGGTCGTTGTGGCCCAGCACCAGCTCGACCGGCCCGACCGCCGCCTCCAGCCGCGCGGCGCGGTCGAGCAGCC comes from Inquilinus sp. Marseille-Q2685 and encodes:
- a CDS encoding FAD-dependent oxidoreductase; the protein is MTAFPTQARAVVIGGGIVGVSTAYHLARLGWADTVVIERHKLTSGSTFHAAGLVGQLRSSASITQLLGHSVRLYTELERETGLATGWKMNGGLRLACTEARWTELKRQATTARSFGLEMHLLSPREAQDLWPLMRIDDLVGAAFLPTDGQANPSDITQSLAKGARMAGAAIWEDTEVTGIETRDGRVAAVVTSRGRIACEAAVNCAGQWARELGRKVGVNVPLVSVEHQYMVTEPIEGVTRTLPTLRDPDRLTYWKEEVGGLVMGGYEPNPIAWAVDGIPEGFNFQLLQPNWDHFQQIVELAMGRVPALETAGVKELIAGPESFTPDGNFILGEAPELRGFYVGAGFNAFGIASGGGAGKALAEWIAGGEPPYDLWPVDIRRFGRAQADVNWVRKRTLELYGKHYSIAWPNEEHASARPLRRSPLYDRLKAQGACFGEKLGWERPNWFAAAGEAAEEIPGFGRPSWFAAVAREHRAVREAVAVFDQSSFAKFQLVGRDAEAALSWICANDVSRPPGALTYTQMLNARGGIECDLTVARLAQDRYHITTGTGFATHDFDWIERNIPAGADAHLVDVTSAYSVLSLMGPRARDVLQALTRDDVSNAGFPFGRVRRIAVAGAPVLALRITYVGELGWELHVPTEFAVGVYEAVMAAGAAHGIANAGYRAIETLRLEKGYRAWGSDIGPDHTPLEAGLGWAVKLKSSIPFQGREALEAQRGQRLRKILATFTVDDPGVVLLGRETILRDGNPVGWLSSGGFGHTLGKPIGLGYVRDSAGLDREALLASRYELEVATERVPCRVHLEPLYDPRMERVKG